A stretch of Kyrpidia spormannii DNA encodes these proteins:
- the istA gene encoding IS21 family transposase — MISIEDWTAIRALHARGVSIKAIARQLGISRNTVRRALRGDDPPKYVRKKPSARATDPFLEHIRQMYVEKQLIGTRIYAELQKMGYQGSLSAVHRCLQRLKKEQPHTEVRVQRMETAPGEQAQFDWSEYSVKIGGKEVKVYAYRYILSYSRMRYTHFALNQTLETVLEALECGIRHFGGVPERVLIDNAGQMVVDHRPDGAVRYHPEFLKVMGLYRMDPYACAPYRAQTKGKVERAFYMLEQHFLKGTEFKDFEDLITQGKSFDESENQRVHRRLGQTPLERFEADRAALRPLPERRYVDSVRVLRRVSRDGYISVDHVEYSVPPSYLGREVWVTQPRGAYVEMYGPDGTFLCRHVKSRDTGSIHTLPEHQAPHRERVSVRQRFCEVFPSGAAFYQGLTRRYAHNARYHAARILDMRSTYSDESIEMALKEALAYGATDEKVVLKLLANYPTKPAASSRNVEVQALSRRADTIRPLSYYSQLLH; from the coding sequence TTGATCTCTATCGAGGATTGGACTGCGATTCGAGCACTCCATGCCCGCGGTGTCAGTATTAAGGCGATTGCGCGGCAACTGGGAATTTCGCGCAACACTGTGCGTCGTGCCTTGCGGGGAGACGATCCACCCAAGTATGTGCGAAAGAAGCCGTCGGCTCGGGCAACAGACCCATTCCTGGAGCACATTCGACAGATGTACGTGGAAAAACAATTGATCGGAACACGAATCTATGCGGAGTTGCAGAAGATGGGGTACCAAGGTTCACTTTCTGCGGTTCACCGGTGTCTGCAGCGGCTGAAGAAAGAACAGCCGCACACCGAAGTGCGGGTTCAGCGGATGGAGACGGCTCCAGGTGAACAAGCCCAGTTCGACTGGTCGGAGTACTCAGTAAAGATAGGAGGCAAGGAGGTCAAGGTATACGCGTACCGTTACATTCTCAGTTATAGTCGAATGCGATACACGCACTTTGCGCTGAATCAAACGCTGGAGACGGTCCTGGAAGCTCTGGAGTGCGGGATTCGCCACTTTGGCGGTGTGCCTGAGAGGGTGCTGATCGACAATGCCGGTCAAATGGTCGTGGATCATCGGCCGGATGGAGCTGTACGGTACCACCCGGAATTTCTCAAGGTCATGGGACTGTACCGGATGGACCCGTATGCATGCGCCCCGTACCGCGCCCAAACGAAGGGGAAAGTGGAACGGGCCTTCTATATGCTGGAACAGCATTTCCTCAAAGGGACGGAGTTCAAAGACTTTGAGGACCTCATTACCCAAGGGAAGTCCTTTGACGAATCGGAGAATCAGCGGGTGCACCGCCGGTTGGGACAAACCCCGTTGGAGCGGTTTGAGGCGGACCGGGCGGCTTTACGGCCCCTCCCCGAGCGCAGGTATGTCGACAGTGTGCGCGTCTTGCGCCGCGTCAGCAGAGACGGATACATCTCCGTCGATCACGTGGAATACTCGGTCCCGCCCTCCTACCTCGGCCGGGAGGTGTGGGTGACGCAACCCAGGGGGGCATATGTCGAGATGTACGGCCCAGACGGCACCTTCTTGTGTCGGCACGTCAAATCGAGAGACACCGGCTCGATCCACACGCTGCCCGAACACCAGGCGCCTCACCGGGAGCGTGTCTCGGTTCGTCAGCGATTCTGCGAGGTGTTTCCCAGCGGTGCGGCATTCTACCAAGGGCTCACCCGTCGGTATGCCCACAACGCTCGGTACCATGCCGCCCGCATCCTGGACATGCGCAGCACCTATAGCGACGAGTCTATTGAAATGGCCCTGAAGGAGGCCTTGGCTTACGGAGCCACGGACGAGAAGGTCGTGTTGAAACTGCTGGCCAACTACCCGACAAAACCGGCCGCCTCTTCGAGAAACGTCGAGGTCCAGGCGTTATCTCGGCGCGCCGACACCATTCGCCCGTTGTCCTACTACAGTCAACTGTTGCATTAA
- the istB gene encoding IS21-like element helper ATPase IstB — protein MTEDAMETLKQHLKTLQLPYMREVVEREIENAVKMKLTYQAFLTRLVEAEVLQKTNRSIATKIHLARFPRICTLEEFDFSFQPSLHAAEIRELGELGFIHRKENVIFLGPPGVGKTHLAIALGVKACTARLRVAFFTASELADLLYASLADRSTPQKLASLSRYHLLIIDELGYMPMDKQRANLFFQLVSKRYETGSIILTTNMPFDEWDKVFGDTIASAAIIDRLVHHSHIFHIQGHSYRMKDKLKADASA, from the coding sequence GTGACCGAAGATGCGATGGAGACCCTGAAACAACATCTCAAAACGCTCCAACTGCCGTATATGCGGGAGGTGGTGGAACGGGAAATTGAGAACGCGGTGAAAATGAAGCTGACTTACCAAGCTTTTCTCACGCGGCTCGTGGAAGCGGAAGTGTTGCAGAAGACCAACCGGTCCATTGCCACGAAGATTCATCTGGCGCGATTCCCGCGGATCTGTACATTGGAGGAGTTCGATTTCTCGTTTCAACCTTCGCTCCATGCCGCGGAGATTCGGGAATTGGGAGAACTCGGCTTTATCCACCGAAAAGAAAACGTTATTTTCCTAGGTCCTCCAGGGGTTGGAAAAACGCACTTAGCGATTGCCCTTGGGGTCAAAGCGTGCACGGCCAGACTCCGGGTCGCGTTTTTCACCGCCTCTGAACTGGCGGATCTCTTGTATGCCAGTTTAGCGGATCGTTCCACGCCCCAAAAGCTGGCGTCGCTGAGCCGCTACCACCTGCTGATCATCGACGAGTTGGGCTACATGCCCATGGACAAGCAACGGGCGAACCTCTTTTTCCAGCTCGTCAGCAAGCGCTATGAGACGGGATCAATCATCCTGACGACCAACATGCCTTTTGACGAGTGGGACAAGGTGTTTGGCGATACAATTGCTTCTGCCGCCATCATTGATCGTCTGGTGCATCACAGTCACATTTTTCACATTCAGGGTCACAGTTACCGGATGAAGGACAAGCTCAAGGCCGATGCCTCCGCCTAA
- the cas1 gene encoding CRISPR-associated endonuclease Cas1 produces the protein MHVIVEDFGAFIGKTSERLVIRSGKASTREIPLFDVEAVLVVGQGVTLSADAIRACMERGAPIDFIDGRGVPYAKIMSPQLQGAVQTRRAQLEAYRDDRAVSLSRAFVYGKLRQQANLLKYWAKHRQREQSLYERLRARAAEVDDYAARVVEVPGENIDEVRSAIMAVEASGAKVYWDGVKEVLPEDLMFPGRRHQEAEDPLNRLLNYGYGILQSHAARCLLLAGLDLHAGYLHADRSGRPSLVLDFMEEFRVPVVDRTVFSMVNKGYRPDVQEDGTFTLEDRRRLAGEIMERLASKDRYAGKKFSLGTIMQEQARHVATFVRGERPYEPFVWSW, from the coding sequence ATGCACGTCATTGTTGAGGATTTTGGGGCGTTCATCGGAAAGACCAGTGAGCGATTGGTGATCCGCAGTGGCAAAGCGTCGACCCGGGAAATCCCTCTATTCGACGTAGAGGCAGTGTTGGTCGTGGGGCAAGGGGTGACCTTGTCTGCCGATGCGATTCGGGCATGTATGGAGCGCGGGGCTCCGATTGATTTTATCGATGGGCGGGGAGTGCCGTACGCTAAAATCATGAGTCCGCAACTGCAGGGTGCGGTCCAAACCCGAAGGGCCCAGTTGGAGGCGTACCGGGACGATCGGGCGGTCAGTCTGAGTCGCGCCTTCGTATATGGGAAATTACGCCAACAAGCGAACTTACTGAAATACTGGGCCAAACACCGGCAACGTGAGCAATCTCTCTATGAAAGACTGCGAGCCCGGGCGGCAGAAGTGGATGACTATGCCGCCCGGGTCGTTGAAGTTCCTGGAGAGAACATTGACGAGGTCCGCAGTGCCATCATGGCCGTGGAAGCGTCCGGGGCCAAAGTGTATTGGGACGGGGTCAAAGAGGTGCTTCCGGAGGATTTGATGTTCCCGGGACGCCGGCACCAAGAAGCAGAAGACCCTCTAAACCGGCTTTTGAACTACGGGTACGGCATTCTGCAATCCCATGCGGCTCGTTGTCTGTTGCTGGCGGGGCTGGATCTTCATGCGGGATATTTGCATGCCGATCGGTCGGGGCGACCGTCATTGGTGCTCGATTTTATGGAAGAATTCCGCGTTCCCGTTGTCGATCGGACGGTATTCAGCATGGTGAATAAAGGTTATCGACCGGATGTGCAGGAGGACGGGACGTTTACGTTGGAGGACCGGCGTCGTTTGGCGGGTGAGATCATGGAAAGATTGGCGAGCAAGGATCGGTATGCGGGCAAGAAATTTTCGCTGGGCACAATTATGCAGGAGCAGGCCCGCCATGTGGCAACCTTCGTCCGAGGGGAACGGCCCTACGAACCGTTTGTCTGGAGCTGGTGA
- a CDS encoding TM1812 family CRISPR-associated protein encodes MAVKFLSFLGTGDYKECRYELGTRRSSLTRFVQHAILELLEETRPTEAYIFLTPEAEEFNWIATPKRGYPGLSFALSDLRRTKPLEIHTVPIPSQQDDDAIWTSFHAVLSVLQPGDRVVFDITHSMRYQPMLALLVLHFARVLREVQLGGVYYGYIEKLGPSKQIDDIPVEKRIAPVVDVTALADLQEWITRTYAFVAAGRAEPLRQWVKEARTRAPSSWQWAEELTDSWSSVTAALYTNRALTIPDTARRAAKHLAEAPKEMPPAMGPLRALFEHANRSIAPLGSQDPVESGLAAILWCIDHGLIQQAYTQTRELIITAVGLAFGLPVQGKEERDRIEELVTVAQKFAANPRNRKPLENMTYPRDRDLVFTLSRHTGLLNDFDEVRKLRNDLSHCGDTHSPAYFETWLREHMPVVKEHLLRFWNTRQSRR; translated from the coding sequence ATGGCCGTCAAATTCCTATCGTTTCTTGGAACGGGTGACTATAAAGAGTGTCGCTACGAACTGGGTACCCGCCGCTCTTCCCTGACACGGTTTGTCCAACACGCCATCCTCGAACTGTTGGAGGAAACCCGGCCAACCGAAGCGTACATCTTCTTGACTCCGGAAGCTGAAGAGTTCAACTGGATCGCGACTCCAAAGCGTGGCTATCCAGGTCTTTCCTTCGCACTCTCTGATCTTCGACGCACAAAGCCCCTGGAAATTCACACGGTTCCCATCCCGTCCCAACAGGACGATGATGCCATTTGGACGTCGTTTCACGCTGTGCTCTCCGTCTTACAACCTGGTGACCGAGTCGTCTTCGACATCACTCATTCGATGCGTTATCAGCCGATGCTCGCCCTGCTTGTTCTTCACTTTGCCCGGGTACTGCGAGAGGTGCAATTGGGAGGCGTCTATTACGGTTATATCGAAAAATTGGGGCCTTCGAAACAAATTGATGATATACCCGTGGAAAAGCGCATTGCTCCGGTGGTCGATGTGACGGCACTGGCCGATCTTCAAGAATGGATCACCCGGACCTACGCTTTTGTAGCCGCCGGGCGGGCCGAGCCCCTGCGGCAATGGGTCAAAGAGGCCCGGACCCGGGCTCCTTCCTCTTGGCAATGGGCCGAAGAACTCACCGACTCCTGGAGCTCCGTAACCGCGGCGTTGTACACGAACCGGGCACTTACCATTCCCGACACGGCCAGGCGAGCAGCAAAACACTTGGCTGAAGCCCCCAAAGAAATGCCGCCCGCCATGGGTCCGCTGCGGGCCTTGTTCGAGCACGCGAATCGAAGCATCGCTCCCTTGGGCAGCCAAGATCCGGTGGAATCGGGATTGGCGGCGATTCTTTGGTGTATAGACCATGGATTGATCCAGCAGGCCTATACCCAAACCCGGGAACTGATCATCACCGCCGTTGGACTGGCATTTGGCTTGCCGGTGCAGGGTAAAGAAGAACGGGATCGCATCGAAGAATTGGTCACCGTCGCGCAAAAGTTCGCAGCGAACCCCCGCAATCGAAAACCGCTGGAGAACATGACGTATCCCCGAGACCGGGATTTGGTATTTACGTTGTCACGCCACACGGGTCTCCTCAATGATTTCGATGAAGTGCGCAAATTGCGCAACGACCTCAGCCACTGCGGCGATACCCATTCTCCGGCGTATTTTGAGACGTGGCTCCGGGAGCACATGCCGGTCGTCAAGGAGCATTTGTTGCGATTTTGGAACACCAGGCAATCGCGGAGATAG
- a CDS encoding HNH endonuclease, translated as MSWESLGWNYDDMTARRRIRLKSPAPECFLCGERNPHTLEIHHVEGNHRGPTVLLCRNCHAVVTAKQVAGLDDLKRLKDSRRKEVAGLILMADALGDRLRMLAGMIADKLDEIGRES; from the coding sequence ATGAGTTGGGAAAGCCTCGGATGGAACTATGACGACATGACGGCCCGGCGGCGGATACGGCTGAAATCCCCGGCCCCGGAATGTTTTCTTTGCGGCGAACGAAACCCGCACACATTGGAAATCCATCATGTCGAAGGGAATCACCGGGGACCGACCGTGCTTTTGTGCCGGAACTGCCATGCCGTGGTCACGGCGAAACAGGTGGCGGGACTGGACGACCTGAAACGGTTGAAAGACTCCCGCCGGAAAGAAGTGGCCGGACTCATTCTCATGGCGGACGCCCTGGGGGACCGGTTGCGGATGCTGGCTGGGATGATCGCTGACAAGCTGGATGAAATCGGGAGAGAATCATGA
- a CDS encoding IS256 family transposase: MKSRVHQIVRNDQSLFSTLDPFQQFTLQLSLLDVMESAKEGLMALAVQTGLRVIQLMMREEVEALVGPKGKHNPKRKAVRHGKEKGSVMLGGRKVAVEKVRVRSVDGHEIPLETYQAFQDPTLLTQAALERMIHGLSTRNYAFGLEPVGNEVETSGTSKSAVSRRFIAATKKLLEKLMQRRLDDRRYVALVIDGIVMADHTVVAALGIDVGGQKQILGIWEGATENATVCKGLLTDLVDRGLKTDDGILVVIDGSKALRAAVRDVFGETALVQRCQVHKERNVLEHLPEKQRDWVKRQLREAWRQETEKEALAALRRLAAQLEKSHPGAAASLREGMEETVTVIRLGVPELLRGTLRSTNAIESANEKVRMVSRNVKRWQNGEQVLRWAAAGFLEAEKKFRTVKGFRQIPLLLDALHKCVHPQPQQENKSITA; the protein is encoded by the coding sequence ATGAAATCAAGGGTACATCAAATTGTGAGAAATGACCAGAGCCTGTTTTCGACACTAGATCCTTTTCAGCAGTTCACCCTCCAACTGTCGCTACTGGACGTGATGGAGAGCGCGAAAGAGGGACTCATGGCCTTGGCGGTTCAAACCGGGCTTCGAGTGATTCAACTCATGATGCGAGAGGAAGTCGAAGCTTTGGTGGGCCCCAAAGGGAAACACAATCCAAAGCGCAAGGCTGTGCGACACGGAAAGGAAAAGGGCTCCGTGATGCTTGGGGGCCGGAAGGTGGCTGTGGAAAAAGTTCGGGTACGCAGCGTCGACGGTCATGAAATCCCGCTGGAGACCTACCAGGCTTTTCAGGATCCAACGCTGCTGACCCAGGCCGCGTTGGAGCGGATGATTCATGGCTTGTCGACCCGAAACTATGCGTTTGGTCTTGAGCCGGTCGGAAACGAGGTGGAAACCTCCGGCACGAGCAAGAGCGCCGTTAGCCGGCGTTTCATTGCCGCCACGAAGAAGCTGCTCGAAAAACTCATGCAGCGGCGCCTGGACGACCGCCGGTACGTGGCGCTAGTTATTGACGGGATCGTCATGGCGGACCACACCGTAGTGGCGGCATTAGGGATTGACGTAGGGGGACAGAAGCAGATCCTGGGCATCTGGGAGGGAGCGACAGAGAATGCGACAGTGTGTAAAGGACTGCTGACCGATCTTGTGGACCGGGGACTGAAAACCGATGATGGGATCCTGGTCGTCATCGACGGGAGTAAGGCTTTGCGTGCCGCAGTACGGGACGTGTTTGGAGAGACGGCATTGGTTCAGCGGTGTCAGGTGCACAAGGAGCGCAATGTCCTGGAGCATCTGCCGGAGAAACAGCGAGATTGGGTCAAGAGGCAATTGCGGGAGGCCTGGCGCCAGGAAACCGAAAAAGAGGCACTGGCGGCCCTGCGGCGCTTGGCGGCACAACTTGAGAAGTCGCATCCAGGAGCAGCAGCCAGTTTGCGCGAGGGGATGGAAGAGACCGTGACCGTGATCCGGCTGGGAGTTCCGGAACTGCTTCGGGGAACTCTGCGCTCGACGAATGCGATCGAATCAGCCAATGAGAAGGTGCGGATGGTGAGTCGGAACGTCAAGCGCTGGCAGAATGGGGAACAGGTGCTGCGCTGGGCGGCTGCAGGATTTTTGGAGGCGGAGAAAAAGTTCAGGACCGTCAAGGGATTTCGCCAAATCCCTCTGCTTCTTGATGCATTACACAAATGTGTACATCCGCAACCACAGCAGGAAAACAAATCCATCACCGCGTAA
- a CDS encoding CRISPR-associated endonuclease Cas1, with translation MRIYRAVGMVGLSVERGNLVVTERFGSKFNRRTVFEASRPDVDHIIVSCWGGSLSFDVFEWLNRHGVAFTVIDEHAEIQAEVIPAGHVSAHTKARQARMGEWERLALARPMIEAKIAGEWRVLQWLAQAGIIEECPAVPVEAEPDSLDALRLVEARAAAVYWGCVAGIPIRFDRPSRVPSRDWQTVGPRSSPKTGTPRRAVSPFHATLNYAYTILAGLARRVIVEYRIDPDIPLLHAYHATRPSLVYDVVEPVRPIIDRAVFSAFMKPGEPGLYARVESFIYKSDGTCVLNPDFARQWHDRVATKEVRGRFERIVEPLAEVLKSPAAPPAVPTTVRIKRPDGLEFLPVPIREYEQKDAKNESKPGTARICAASDCDREFIPNNPKQMYCSYRCRDREKQRRYRKEREKAGRCIQCGGPMDYPTTMHHNKTSPKYCSKCQEYFRTKYRRHRAGG, from the coding sequence ATGCGTATCTACAGGGCCGTGGGCATGGTGGGGTTGAGCGTGGAACGCGGGAATCTAGTGGTCACGGAACGGTTCGGATCGAAGTTCAACCGCCGGACGGTATTTGAAGCAAGCCGCCCGGACGTGGACCACATCATCGTTTCCTGCTGGGGCGGTTCCCTCTCGTTCGACGTGTTTGAATGGCTGAACCGGCACGGGGTGGCGTTCACGGTGATTGACGAACACGCGGAAATACAGGCCGAAGTCATTCCCGCCGGGCATGTGTCCGCCCACACGAAAGCTCGGCAGGCCCGAATGGGCGAATGGGAACGGTTGGCCCTGGCCCGGCCCATGATCGAAGCCAAAATTGCGGGCGAATGGAGGGTACTCCAGTGGCTTGCACAGGCCGGTATCATTGAGGAATGTCCGGCGGTCCCCGTCGAAGCGGAACCGGACAGCTTGGACGCCCTGCGGTTGGTGGAAGCCCGGGCGGCGGCGGTCTACTGGGGTTGTGTCGCTGGTATCCCGATTCGGTTTGACCGCCCGTCTCGGGTTCCGTCCCGTGACTGGCAGACCGTCGGCCCCCGCTCGTCCCCGAAGACGGGGACACCACGGCGAGCGGTGTCACCGTTTCACGCCACGCTGAACTATGCCTATACGATTCTCGCCGGTCTCGCCCGGCGGGTGATCGTCGAATACCGGATAGACCCGGACATTCCCCTGCTTCATGCGTACCACGCCACCCGCCCGTCACTGGTCTATGATGTGGTGGAACCGGTTCGCCCGATCATTGACCGGGCGGTGTTTTCCGCATTCATGAAACCGGGTGAACCGGGATTATACGCCCGCGTGGAATCCTTCATCTACAAATCGGACGGAACATGCGTCTTAAACCCGGATTTTGCCCGGCAGTGGCATGACCGGGTGGCGACGAAAGAGGTCCGGGGACGGTTTGAACGTATTGTCGAACCATTGGCGGAGGTCTTGAAATCGCCCGCCGCACCGCCTGCCGTACCGACGACAGTACGCATAAAACGCCCGGACGGTTTGGAGTTTTTGCCCGTTCCGATCCGGGAGTATGAACAGAAGGATGCCAAAAATGAAAGCAAGCCGGGTACCGCCCGCATATGTGCGGCAAGCGACTGCGACCGCGAATTTATCCCAAACAACCCGAAACAAATGTACTGTTCCTACCGGTGCCGGGACCGGGAGAAACAGCGGCGGTACCGGAAAGAGCGGGAGAAGGCAGGGCGGTGTATCCAGTGCGGCGGGCCGATGGATTATCCGACTACGATGCACCACAACAAGACAAGCCCGAAATACTGTTCGAAGTGCCAGGAGTATTTTCGGACGAAATACCGGCGGCACCGGGCGGGCGGTTAA
- a CDS encoding IS3 family transposase (programmed frameshift), whose amino-acid sequence MPRKKYDTDFKTKVVLEILKEEKTLSQLASEYGVHVNQLRQWRDLALENWPRAFEPENKQLAKIRSEYEDKIQELYAEVGRLSTQLSWLEKNLASLSREDRLALIDFQERELPLSVQAKLLGLNRSSLYYKPVGPSEEEVRLKHRIDQIYTEHPFYGSRRITAILRSEHWTVNRKAVQRHMREMGIAGITPGPNLSRRAQAHRVYPYLLRGLKIERPNQVWGIDITYIRMAHGWMYLVAILDWYSRYVVSYELDQTLHMDFVLKALDQALEQWTPEIMNSDQGSHFTSPKYTDVLLNHGIQISMDGRGRALDNIFTERLWRSLKQEEVYLHDYQTPKQAREGIARYLEFYNHRRPHQSLGYVTPASVHGL is encoded by the exons ATGCCGAGAAAAAAGTATGATACTGACTTCAAAACCAAAGTTGTCCTGGAAATTCTCAAAGAGGAAAAGACGTTATCTCAGTTGGCATCCGAGTACGGTGTTCACGTCAATCAACTCCGCCAGTGGCGGGATCTCGCCTTGGAAAACTGGCCACGAGCGTTTGAACCTGAGAATAAACAGCTGGCCAAAATTCGTTCAGAATATGAAGACAAGATCCAAGAATTGTATGCGGAGGTCGGTCGCCTGAGCACACAATTGTCTTGGTTGGAA AAAAATCTCGCCTCGCTCAGTCGAGAGGACAGGCTGGCTCTCATCGACTTCCAAGAACGTGAACTCCCGCTCTCCGTTCAGGCCAAGCTTCTGGGCTTGAACCGTTCCAGCCTGTACTACAAGCCGGTCGGACCATCCGAGGAGGAGGTGAGGCTCAAACACCGGATTGACCAAATCTACACGGAGCATCCGTTCTACGGTTCCCGACGCATCACAGCCATTTTACGCAGCGAACATTGGACCGTCAATCGAAAGGCCGTCCAGCGTCATATGCGGGAGATGGGGATTGCCGGCATCACTCCGGGTCCCAATTTGAGCCGGCGCGCCCAGGCACACCGGGTGTATCCCTACCTGTTGCGCGGCCTGAAGATCGAGCGTCCGAATCAGGTCTGGGGCATCGACATCACGTATATCCGCATGGCGCATGGCTGGATGTATCTGGTGGCGATCCTGGACTGGTACTCCCGTTATGTGGTCAGCTATGAGCTGGATCAAACCTTGCACATGGACTTCGTTCTGAAGGCCTTGGATCAGGCCCTTGAGCAGTGGACGCCAGAGATCATGAATAGCGACCAGGGAAGTCACTTTACCAGCCCGAAGTACACGGACGTGCTGCTAAATCATGGGATTCAGATCAGCATGGACGGTCGGGGTCGAGCCCTCGACAATATCTTCACCGAGCGCCTGTGGCGGAGTCTCAAGCAGGAAGAGGTGTATCTTCACGACTACCAAACGCCGAAACAGGCTCGGGAAGGGATCGCCAGATACCTGGAGTTCTACAACCACAGGCGTCCGCACCAGTCCCTGGGATACGTGACGCCGGCCTCTGTGCACGGGCTCTAG
- a CDS encoding SNF2-related protein — protein MNKALHQHYNTTTTCGQNKNRPPMEHQKIAIETLRKMKFALLAYDMGLGKTKILINSVQLLPVPKAIVVTKAALLSHWKNECDVENISAWVVRGTKSNGSVSSISEFNECHSGILLMSFETITALVETVNRILAKPVQLIVDESHLITNPRAKRTWTLWKLRKSGVWLSTGTPIMNDVEDLFPTVTLLNVWRGTLADFRQEFEYLAYTITTEYGDEIDIWEPQDDALERLHRMLAPVTLRMTADHLKPTLYIRCVEFHEDPITVEKAESDCRLEELTNWRVAYADPDKNTARYELLLSLLETHAGNSVMIVTSFETVARRLSERLQDGGKRVGIISGNVPAKKRDEAVRRANAGELDVLLVVNAAGREGLNLPGVPVMVFWDGDWTDAGHRQVMDRIRRVTSRHPLVTVYELMGTRAPDSYLKRVRQEKATVERAFWDGVRLSAVREGEQT, from the coding sequence ATGAATAAAGCCTTACATCAGCATTATAACACGACGACAACATGCGGGCAAAATAAAAATCGTCCGCCGATGGAACACCAAAAAATAGCCATCGAAACCCTGCGAAAAATGAAATTTGCATTGCTTGCCTATGACATGGGTCTTGGAAAAACGAAAATCCTCATTAATTCCGTGCAATTATTGCCGGTCCCGAAAGCCATTGTCGTCACGAAAGCCGCGCTGTTATCCCATTGGAAAAATGAATGCGACGTGGAAAATATTTCGGCTTGGGTTGTTCGCGGAACAAAATCAAATGGTTCCGTTTCCAGTATTTCCGAATTCAATGAATGCCATTCCGGTATTTTGCTCATGTCTTTTGAAACGATTACGGCATTGGTCGAAACCGTAAATCGAATTTTGGCAAAACCCGTGCAGTTGATTGTAGACGAATCGCACTTGATTACGAATCCACGGGCAAAACGGACATGGACTTTGTGGAAATTACGAAAATCCGGCGTGTGGCTGTCCACGGGAACCCCGATCATGAACGATGTCGAAGACCTGTTCCCGACTGTCACCCTGTTGAACGTGTGGCGGGGAACCCTGGCGGATTTCCGCCAAGAATTCGAATATCTTGCGTATACGATCACGACGGAATATGGGGATGAAATCGACATTTGGGAACCCCAGGACGACGCCCTGGAACGGCTTCACCGGATGCTGGCACCCGTCACCCTTCGCATGACGGCGGATCATTTGAAACCGACACTCTACATCCGCTGTGTCGAATTCCATGAGGACCCTATCACAGTCGAAAAGGCGGAATCCGACTGCCGTTTGGAGGAACTTACTAACTGGCGGGTAGCCTATGCGGACCCGGACAAAAACACGGCCCGGTATGAATTGCTCTTGTCCCTGCTTGAAACCCATGCCGGGAACTCGGTCATGATCGTAACGTCTTTTGAGACGGTGGCCCGCCGGTTGTCCGAACGGCTTCAGGACGGCGGGAAACGGGTGGGGATCATTTCCGGAAATGTCCCGGCGAAAAAGCGGGACGAGGCTGTCCGACGTGCCAATGCCGGGGAACTGGACGTGCTTTTGGTGGTGAACGCCGCCGGTCGGGAAGGGCTGAACCTGCCCGGGGTGCCGGTCATGGTCTTTTGGGACGGGGACTGGACGGACGCCGGGCATCGGCAGGTTATGGACCGCATTCGCCGTGTCACCAGCCGTCACCCGTTGGTCACGGTCTATGAACTCATGGGCACCCGGGCACCGGACTCCTATTTGAAACGAGTCCGGCAGGAAAAAGCGACGGTCGAACGGGCCTTTTGGGACGGGGTGCGGCTGTCCGCCGTGCGGGAGGGCGAACAAACATGA